A stretch of Methanosphaerula palustris E1-9c DNA encodes these proteins:
- a CDS encoding isocitrate/isopropylmalate dehydrogenase family protein, producing MTTIAVVEGDGIGREVVPAAVTVLSTINPDWEWVPVEVGYARWQRTGSSLTSSDLAVMKEVDAVLFGAITTPPGGEYPSVILQIRKALDLYANIRPVRAPGVDLVTVRENTEGLYSGIEWEEEDRACSVRVVSKKGTRRIAARAATLARERNGHLTIGHKANVLRSDQLFLSLCTAVADEYQIPHTTRLIDALCLDVLLHPEAYDVIVTTNLFGDILSDVTGYLAGGLGMLPSANLGDRHALFEPVHGSAPDIAGTGRANPIAAIESGAMMLNHLGYPEQADLIEAAIQAVMLAGIKTPDIGGSADTRTVTRAICRALQSP from the coding sequence ATGACCACCATCGCCGTCGTTGAAGGGGATGGGATCGGCAGGGAGGTGGTCCCGGCCGCCGTCACCGTCCTCTCCACGATCAATCCGGACTGGGAGTGGGTGCCGGTCGAGGTCGGATATGCCCGGTGGCAGAGGACCGGCTCATCCCTGACCTCCAGTGACCTCGCCGTGATGAAGGAGGTCGACGCCGTCCTCTTCGGCGCGATCACCACGCCGCCGGGAGGGGAGTATCCGAGCGTGATCCTGCAGATCAGAAAGGCGCTCGACCTGTACGCCAACATCCGACCGGTCAGGGCTCCGGGGGTCGACCTGGTGACGGTCCGCGAGAACACCGAGGGGCTCTACTCTGGGATCGAATGGGAGGAGGAGGACCGGGCCTGCTCGGTCAGGGTCGTCTCAAAGAAGGGGACACGCAGGATCGCGGCCCGTGCAGCCACCCTGGCCAGGGAACGAAACGGGCACCTGACGATCGGCCATAAGGCCAATGTGCTCAGGTCGGACCAGCTCTTCCTCTCTCTCTGCACGGCTGTGGCTGATGAGTACCAGATCCCGCACACGACCAGGTTGATCGATGCGCTCTGTCTCGACGTCCTCCTCCATCCCGAGGCCTACGATGTGATCGTCACCACCAACCTCTTCGGGGACATCCTCAGCGATGTGACCGGGTACCTGGCCGGCGGGCTCGGGATGCTTCCGAGTGCAAATCTCGGGGACCGGCACGCCCTCTTCGAACCGGTTCATGGGAGCGCACCGGATATCGCCGGCACCGGCAGAGCGAACCCGATCGCTGCGATAGAGAGCGGGGCGATGATGCTGAATCATCTCGGTTACCCGGAGCAGGCCGATCTGATCGAGGCTGCGATTCAGGCGGTGATGCTGGCCGGCATCAAAACCCCTGATATTGGGGGAAGTGCAGATACCAGGACCGTCACCCGGGCGATCTGTCGTGCGCTACAATCTCCCTGA
- a CDS encoding aconitase/3-isopropylmalate dehydratase large subunit family protein, which yields MSTLAERILGGAAGTYLDRKIDTAYAHDGTGVLTLQAWEEMGGGIPAHPERLQILFDHIVPANNSTTATLQQKLRAFSKGAGIRFSDCGEGICHQVLAEGGIIPGNVVIGADSHTCTLGAFGAFATGVGATDMAAIWASGCIWLKVPETIRVDLQGRLTGAAEPKDLALRYVSLLGMGGATYKALEFTGEGAATIPMDGRLTMANLAVETGAKAGLFYADQETRRYLAASGKDVDDAITQVPEEGKYLETLAIDLADIEPLVAVPHRVDTVRPVADVAGLHLDQVFLGTCTNGRYPDLARFAAIVKGKKVVVRTVIVPASQKVLIEAASTGVLADLIGAGCMVGPPGCGPCLGAHLGVIGEGEVCLSTANRNFLNRMGVGGSIYLSSVSTAAASALTGEITSPEGI from the coding sequence ATGTCGACGCTCGCTGAACGGATTCTGGGCGGAGCGGCCGGCACCTACCTGGACCGAAAGATCGATACCGCGTATGCCCATGACGGGACCGGAGTCCTGACCCTTCAGGCCTGGGAGGAGATGGGGGGTGGCATACCAGCCCATCCCGAGCGGTTACAGATCCTCTTCGACCACATCGTCCCTGCCAACAACAGCACCACCGCCACCCTCCAGCAGAAACTCCGGGCGTTCTCAAAGGGTGCCGGTATCCGCTTCTCCGACTGCGGGGAAGGGATCTGCCACCAGGTGCTCGCCGAAGGAGGGATCATCCCTGGAAACGTGGTGATCGGGGCCGACTCGCACACCTGCACGCTCGGGGCGTTCGGCGCCTTTGCCACAGGTGTCGGGGCGACCGACATGGCTGCAATCTGGGCATCGGGGTGCATCTGGCTGAAGGTTCCCGAGACGATCAGGGTCGACCTTCAGGGGAGGCTGACTGGCGCTGCCGAGCCCAAAGACCTGGCCCTCCGATACGTCTCGCTCCTCGGGATGGGCGGGGCCACCTACAAAGCCCTGGAGTTCACCGGGGAGGGGGCGGCCACGATCCCGATGGATGGAAGGCTGACGATGGCCAACCTCGCCGTCGAGACCGGTGCCAAGGCCGGCCTCTTCTACGCGGACCAGGAGACCAGGCGATACCTGGCGGCATCTGGAAAAGATGTCGATGATGCGATCACCCAGGTCCCTGAGGAGGGAAAATACCTGGAGACCCTGGCGATCGATCTCGCTGATATCGAGCCGCTGGTCGCCGTCCCCCACCGGGTCGACACAGTCCGACCGGTCGCCGACGTCGCCGGGCTCCATCTGGATCAGGTCTTCCTCGGCACCTGTACCAACGGTCGGTACCCCGATCTGGCCAGGTTCGCTGCGATCGTGAAGGGGAAGAAGGTCGTCGTCCGGACGGTGATCGTCCCGGCCTCGCAGAAGGTGCTCATCGAGGCTGCCTCCACCGGCGTGCTCGCAGACCTGATCGGTGCCGGCTGCATGGTCGGTCCGCCAGGATGCGGCCCCTGCCTCGGGGCTCATCTGGGGGTGATCGGAGAAGGGGAGGTCTGCCTCTCAACGGCCAACAGGAACTTCCTCAACCGGATGGGGGTCGGGGGATCGATCTACCTCTCCTCGGTCAGCACAGCTGCGGCGAGTGCCCTCACCGGCGAGATCACCAGTCCGGAGGGGATCTGA
- a CDS encoding thiamine pyrophosphate-dependent enzyme yields the protein MIGTGTEVLAEAIRVAADRCYAVPGYPITDLARLARAELVINEKVGLEKALGDSLSSRRACMILKHIGLNACADPLIEATTQGLKAGVVVIVGDDPTAVQSQNGQDSRHYRDLAGVPVITLDMKAVSEGIEAAFRASASFSRIVLVRVTPDQLAGEASTGTVCRGQETGSLAPTDRTYFGRMVRAAEQHPQIVAWADRCRTAGTFTDAALPTAPMLPERAVETQQKRGSSTTFCSDCPFHLLFSMLLAGDRQVICDTGCALLAQNPPYSLGWGSYGLGSSIAVASTSTGVALTGDYALFHSGINALIEAYEKRSPLLCIVLQNRCMGMTGRQQIPDLLKYITWADPIIISADDQTGLEDALAETRRPCTLVVQGACIIGETYVSRTMEC from the coding sequence ATGATCGGCACCGGTACCGAAGTACTGGCCGAAGCAATCAGAGTGGCGGCAGATCGATGCTATGCGGTACCAGGGTACCCAATCACTGACCTGGCCCGCCTTGCCAGGGCTGAACTGGTGATCAATGAGAAGGTCGGCCTCGAGAAGGCGCTCGGAGACTCGCTCTCCTCCAGGCGGGCCTGCATGATCCTCAAACATATCGGGCTGAACGCCTGCGCCGATCCACTGATCGAGGCCACCACCCAGGGGCTTAAGGCCGGTGTTGTGGTGATCGTCGGCGACGACCCGACTGCAGTCCAGTCACAAAACGGACAGGACTCCCGCCACTATCGTGACCTGGCCGGCGTCCCGGTGATCACCCTCGATATGAAGGCTGTCAGCGAAGGGATCGAAGCGGCGTTCAGAGCATCTGCATCTTTTTCTAGAATAGTGCTGGTCAGGGTCACGCCGGATCAACTTGCCGGCGAGGCATCGACTGGAACGGTTTGCCGGGGGCAGGAGACCGGGAGTCTGGCACCCACAGACCGGACCTATTTTGGCCGGATGGTGAGGGCGGCTGAACAGCACCCCCAGATAGTGGCCTGGGCCGACCGGTGCAGAACGGCAGGAACCTTCACCGACGCAGCCCTCCCGACAGCACCGATGCTACCGGAGAGGGCGGTAGAGACCCAGCAGAAGCGGGGCTCCTCCACAACCTTCTGCAGCGACTGCCCGTTTCACCTGCTCTTCTCAATGCTCCTTGCCGGGGATCGGCAGGTGATCTGTGACACCGGATGTGCACTCCTGGCCCAGAACCCCCCATACTCCCTCGGATGGGGTTCGTACGGTCTTGGCTCCTCGATCGCCGTCGCCTCGACGAGCACCGGGGTGGCCCTGACCGGCGACTATGCACTCTTCCACAGCGGGATCAACGCCCTTATCGAGGCCTATGAGAAGCGGTCACCCCTCCTCTGTATCGTGCTCCAGAATCGGTGCATGGGGATGACCGGCCGACAGCAGATCCCGGACCTGCTGAAGTATATTACGTGGGCAGATCCGATCATCATCTCAGCCGACGACCAGACCGGGCTCGAAGATGCCCTTGCAGAGACCAGACGCCCATGTACCCTGGTGGTGCAGGGGGCTTGTATAATTGGAGAGACCTATGTTTCCAGAACGATGGAATGTTGA
- a CDS encoding radical SAM protein has protein sequence MEWTRLKAELLTAGGVRVEGEPIDRFTSSSAAGPGAGGSGSVFFSDGTHRVRLGLNQKSTITLIHQGNGEARLHRGDEIITGRIEEIGLHCPRQAYITVTGSCSFQCRYCPVPSLKGRRKTAGEVVAMIEVVADRIDAISITSGVLSTCEEEEDYICTAILPQLQRFNLPIGVSIYPTERTPGRLHALGIAEVKFNIETATDELFSENCPGLERSAIKKALTDSVPLFGRGHVFSNLIVGLGESDEEIYTCIDELTRAGVVPCLRPLNPVAGLTEEGRPSPERLLRLANYHTLALEREHLDPDQALTMCTACTGCDLAPRRDL, from the coding sequence ATGGAATGGACACGGCTGAAGGCAGAACTCCTCACGGCCGGAGGTGTCAGGGTGGAAGGTGAGCCAATCGACCGGTTCACCTCCTCATCGGCAGCCGGCCCGGGCGCAGGAGGAAGCGGTTCAGTCTTCTTCTCAGACGGAACCCACCGGGTCAGGCTCGGTCTGAACCAGAAGAGCACGATCACCCTCATTCACCAGGGGAATGGCGAGGCACGCCTCCATAGGGGAGATGAGATTATCACAGGCAGGATCGAGGAGATCGGACTCCACTGCCCCAGACAGGCTTACATCACCGTGACCGGTTCCTGCAGTTTTCAGTGCAGGTACTGTCCGGTACCCTCCCTCAAGGGGAGACGAAAGACCGCTGGCGAGGTGGTCGCGATGATCGAAGTGGTCGCTGACCGAATCGATGCGATCTCGATCACCAGCGGAGTTCTCTCCACCTGCGAAGAGGAGGAGGATTACATCTGTACAGCAATCCTCCCCCAACTTCAGCGGTTCAACCTTCCGATAGGCGTCTCGATCTACCCGACCGAGAGAACTCCCGGCCGGCTGCACGCCCTCGGGATCGCAGAAGTGAAGTTCAACATCGAAACCGCTACCGACGAACTCTTCTCAGAGAACTGCCCCGGGCTTGAACGGAGTGCAATTAAAAAGGCACTGACCGACTCGGTTCCTCTATTTGGCAGGGGACATGTCTTCTCCAACCTGATCGTCGGGCTCGGGGAGAGCGACGAGGAGATCTATACCTGTATCGACGAGTTGACCAGAGCCGGTGTGGTTCCGTGCCTTCGCCCACTGAATCCAGTCGCCGGCCTCACCGAAGAAGGGCGGCCCTCACCCGAGCGGTTGCTCAGACTGGCAAACTACCATACCCTTGCCCTCGAACGTGAACACCTGGACCCAGACCAGGCGCTGACGATGTGCACCGCCTGCACGGGCTGCGACCTGGCACCCAGGAGGGATCTATGA
- a CDS encoding pyridoxal phosphate-dependent aminotransferase produces MKLGKRRQYRRAVHGGVLPDQSLPGETIIDFSASINPFPPEVAWDPASVPVHRYPDNRYSALKAVIAETFHRDPAEVTVGNGSAELMRVFCQVALSPGDCVRIDRSTFEEYAVSAEIAGAIVDEHAKNPVVRFLCNPNNPTGMLAPKSTMLDHLDHCSSAGATLFLDEAFIDLAAPDQSLVDQQSPDLFLLRSLTKAFSVPGLRFGYGFGDPELIEAMEAVRPPWSINAYAEQFAIAAFGSYDLLAVSRKAIAREREFLCSGLDDLGIAYCPSSVNYLLLDPGVPAPGLTRSLLAHGILVRDCTSFHLPDSVRIAVLTRDENIRLLAALNACLV; encoded by the coding sequence ATGAAACTGGGGAAGAGAAGGCAGTACCGGCGAGCAGTCCATGGGGGTGTGCTTCCCGATCAGTCCCTTCCGGGAGAGACGATCATCGACTTCAGCGCAAGTATAAATCCGTTTCCCCCGGAGGTGGCCTGGGATCCAGCATCGGTTCCTGTTCACCGGTATCCTGATAACCGGTACTCCGCCCTTAAGGCGGTGATTGCAGAGACCTTCCACCGGGACCCGGCAGAGGTGACCGTCGGAAACGGCTCTGCCGAACTGATGCGGGTCTTCTGTCAGGTGGCACTCAGTCCGGGGGATTGCGTCAGGATCGACCGGTCCACGTTCGAAGAGTATGCGGTCTCTGCCGAAATCGCCGGCGCCATCGTCGACGAACACGCCAAAAACCCTGTCGTTCGGTTCCTCTGCAACCCGAACAACCCGACCGGGATGCTGGCCCCAAAGAGTACGATGCTCGATCATCTCGATCACTGCAGCAGTGCGGGGGCGACGCTCTTCCTCGATGAGGCCTTCATCGATCTGGCGGCTCCGGACCAGAGCCTCGTCGATCAGCAGAGCCCCGATCTCTTTCTGCTCCGATCCCTGACCAAGGCCTTCTCGGTGCCAGGACTCCGGTTTGGGTACGGATTTGGGGACCCCGAACTGATCGAAGCGATGGAGGCCGTCCGCCCACCCTGGTCGATCAATGCCTATGCAGAGCAGTTCGCCATCGCTGCGTTCGGATCCTATGACCTCCTGGCGGTGTCACGGAAGGCGATCGCGCGGGAACGGGAGTTCCTCTGTTCCGGTTTGGATGATCTCGGGATCGCTTATTGCCCTTCATCGGTCAACTACCTGCTGCTCGACCCTGGGGTACCGGCACCCGGACTGACCCGGTCCCTGCTTGCCCATGGCATCCTGGTGCGCGACTGCACCTCATTTCATCTGCCTGATTCGGTTCGGATCGCCGTCCTCACCCGGGATGAGAACATACGGCTCCTCGCAGCGCTGAACGCATGCTTGGTCTGA
- a CDS encoding homocitrate synthase family protein codes for MFPERWNVEICDVTLRDGEQTPGISFTCDEKMKIAGMLDQVGVDVIEAGFPTVSPEEKRCVTAISRMDLDARICCLARARPEDVEAAAAAEVDMVSLFIATSDLHIKHKYKKPREVVLAGALDMIDLARDHGLAVRFAAEDASRTDPAFLKEVYRAGGDHGADLVSFADTVGCLTPLEMYAVMSDLCSTVSVPLCAHCHNDMGCATANTITAAAAGAFQLHTTVNGIGERAGNASLEEVLVLLNLKGGVVRYDLSHLGELSAQVSTSSGLPVPRNKPVVGDLVFSHESGIHIAAMLEDPATYEYLPPALVGRERQFILGKHSGTKALRYITASLGHPLTDPQIARMLTLIKERSEHKCSITPTVLKELIHLVEEGRG; via the coding sequence ATGTTTCCAGAACGATGGAATGTTGAGATCTGTGATGTAACCCTGCGGGATGGCGAACAGACCCCCGGGATATCATTCACCTGTGATGAGAAGATGAAGATCGCCGGGATGCTCGATCAGGTCGGAGTCGACGTGATTGAGGCAGGGTTCCCCACCGTCTCTCCAGAGGAGAAGCGGTGCGTGACCGCTATCAGCAGGATGGACCTGGATGCCCGGATCTGTTGCCTGGCCCGTGCCCGACCGGAGGATGTCGAGGCCGCAGCCGCCGCTGAGGTGGACATGGTCTCCCTCTTCATCGCAACCTCCGACCTGCACATAAAACATAAGTACAAAAAACCGCGTGAGGTAGTGTTGGCCGGGGCCCTCGATATGATCGACCTGGCCCGCGACCACGGTCTGGCGGTCCGATTCGCAGCAGAGGACGCTTCACGGACAGACCCGGCGTTCTTGAAGGAGGTGTACCGGGCAGGGGGAGATCATGGCGCGGACCTCGTCTCGTTCGCCGACACCGTCGGTTGCCTGACTCCGCTTGAGATGTACGCCGTGATGAGCGACCTCTGCAGCACCGTCAGTGTCCCGCTCTGCGCCCACTGCCATAACGACATGGGGTGTGCGACGGCCAACACGATCACGGCCGCCGCTGCGGGAGCATTCCAACTTCACACCACCGTCAATGGGATTGGGGAGCGGGCCGGCAATGCCTCCCTCGAGGAGGTGCTGGTGCTACTCAACCTGAAAGGGGGAGTCGTCCGGTACGACCTCTCGCACCTGGGCGAACTCTCGGCACAGGTCTCGACCTCCTCCGGGCTGCCAGTCCCAAGAAACAAACCCGTGGTCGGGGACCTGGTCTTCTCCCATGAGAGCGGGATCCATATCGCCGCGATGCTCGAGGACCCTGCAACCTATGAGTATCTGCCTCCGGCCCTGGTCGGCCGGGAGCGGCAGTTCATCCTCGGCAAACATTCAGGCACCAAAGCACTCCGATACATCACGGCCTCCCTCGGTCACCCGCTGACCGATCCGCAGATCGCACGGATGCTGACCCTGATCAAGGAGCGGAGCGAACATAAGTGCAGTATCACCCCCACGGTGCTGAAGGAACTGATTCATCTGGTTGAGGAAGGGAGGGGCTGA
- a CDS encoding ornithine cyclodeaminase: MQASREIELEGHIIDSGIMTLVFDRIMDMGGNFEILTFDVGKKKTDPSYARLRVVASDPNQLAVILSDLHRYGARQLEVDDVHLVPAEADRVVPKGFYSTTNYPTSVKYRDQWLQVVDNEMDCLIVVDPALMAALCTPLSKLKKGDLVVMGEQGVRIIPPERPREQSTFEFMNGTVSPERPSETLIRNIAAEIRELKAKGGKIALVGGPAIVHTGGDLALARLVREGFIDVIFAGNALATHDIEYNLYGTSLGMDLSTGKPVVGGHKHHLYAISEVMRAGSIRAAVEQGVITGGVMYECISNDIPFVLAGSIRDDGPLPDVITDSMKAQDAIREHLRGCGMVLMVATLLHSIAVGNCLGSSVKTICVDINPSSVTKLMDRGTMQAIGIVSDAGTFLPLLAEQLIPDFRTRVIKPDTKSPIQTVE, translated from the coding sequence ATGCAGGCATCGCGGGAGATTGAGCTTGAAGGTCATATCATTGACTCAGGCATCATGACACTTGTCTTCGACAGGATCATGGATATGGGGGGAAACTTTGAGATTCTCACCTTTGACGTCGGCAAGAAGAAGACCGATCCCAGTTATGCCAGGCTTCGTGTGGTGGCCAGCGATCCAAACCAGCTGGCAGTGATCCTGAGCGACCTGCACCGATACGGTGCGCGCCAGCTGGAGGTCGATGATGTCCACCTGGTCCCAGCCGAGGCTGACCGGGTGGTGCCGAAGGGGTTCTACTCGACGACCAACTACCCGACTTCGGTCAAGTACCGGGACCAGTGGCTGCAGGTGGTGGACAACGAGATGGACTGTCTGATCGTGGTCGACCCGGCTCTGATGGCAGCCCTCTGCACCCCGCTCTCCAAACTGAAGAAGGGCGATCTCGTGGTGATGGGAGAGCAGGGCGTTCGGATCATCCCGCCAGAGCGCCCCCGTGAACAGAGCACATTCGAGTTCATGAACGGGACTGTATCCCCTGAAAGGCCCAGCGAGACGCTGATTCGGAACATCGCCGCAGAGATTAGGGAACTGAAGGCGAAGGGTGGGAAGATTGCGCTGGTCGGAGGGCCGGCGATCGTCCACACCGGTGGCGACCTCGCCCTCGCCCGCCTGGTGCGGGAGGGGTTCATCGATGTGATCTTTGCCGGTAATGCCCTGGCCACCCATGATATCGAGTACAACCTGTACGGCACCTCGCTCGGGATGGACCTCTCCACCGGCAAACCGGTGGTCGGCGGTCACAAGCATCACCTCTATGCGATCAGCGAGGTGATGCGCGCCGGCTCCATTCGTGCTGCGGTCGAGCAGGGGGTGATCACGGGGGGGGTGATGTACGAGTGTATCTCCAACGATATCCCGTTCGTGCTCGCCGGCTCGATCCGGGACGATGGGCCGCTCCCGGATGTGATCACCGATTCGATGAAGGCGCAGGATGCCATACGTGAACATCTCCGGGGTTGCGGGATGGTGCTGATGGTCGCGACACTCCTCCATTCGATCGCCGTCGGCAACTGCCTCGGCTCCTCAGTGAAGACGATCTGCGTGGACATCAACCCCTCCTCGGTCACCAAACTGATGGACCGCGGCACGATGCAGGCGATTGGGATCGTCAGCGATGCCGGCACCTTCCTGCCCCTCCTCGCAGAACAGTTGATCCCGGACTTCCGCACCCGGGTCATCAAACCCGATACGAAATCGCCGATTCAGACGGTCGAATAA
- a CDS encoding DUF7714 family protein codes for MIIHCKGVGVASTRPCGDKVYFLSQYLLRVASNPPGYDLVKVVPDPKGTGLMRSIQSEELVVPSEQVYCYPEKVQIHDHALLVRLAAEGGYRCTVFTGLDEHLTFVLDPDPDELLTIHVYDIIPPRPSLSACIIELEACGLFGDLSVRFVHHIEDISTWDADVFPCRAAGFHRTLDADRMEGGEKVAGCITGAALYHECCDQEMTQLNTCPVDQVSEEPFIARCCRIERTGIAIHHGRFGAVVHWGASPADIAYSIQALVKEWRDRE; via the coding sequence ATGATCATTCACTGCAAAGGGGTTGGGGTCGCCTCGACCAGACCCTGCGGGGATAAGGTCTACTTTCTGAGCCAGTACCTGCTCAGGGTGGCCAGCAACCCCCCCGGCTATGACCTGGTGAAGGTGGTGCCGGACCCAAAGGGGACCGGACTGATGCGATCTATCCAGAGCGAGGAGCTGGTCGTGCCGTCAGAACAGGTCTACTGTTACCCGGAGAAGGTACAGATCCATGACCATGCCCTGCTGGTCAGGCTGGCCGCGGAGGGCGGATACCGGTGCACCGTCTTCACCGGCCTCGACGAACACCTGACCTTCGTCCTCGACCCCGACCCGGACGAACTCCTCACCATCCACGTCTATGATATCATCCCCCCCCGCCCGAGCCTCAGCGCCTGTATCATAGAACTCGAAGCTTGCGGCCTCTTCGGGGATCTATCGGTCCGGTTCGTCCACCACATCGAAGACATCAGCACCTGGGATGCCGACGTCTTTCCCTGCAGAGCCGCTGGTTTTCATCGAACCCTCGACGCCGACAGGATGGAGGGTGGCGAGAAGGTCGCCGGGTGCATAACCGGGGCTGCACTCTATCATGAATGCTGCGATCAGGAGATGACTCAGTTGAACACCTGCCCGGTGGACCAGGTCAGTGAAGAGCCCTTTATCGCCAGATGCTGCCGGATCGAACGGACAGGAATCGCCATCCATCACGGGCGGTTTGGAGCGGTGGTCCACTGGGGAGCGTCCCCAGCAGATATTGCATACTCAATCCAGGCACTCGTGAAGGAGTGGAGGGATCGCGAATGA
- a CDS encoding NTP transferase domain-containing protein — protein MLGLILAGGSGTRLGLGEKPLVRVRDQPMLWYVVQAFLEAGEEVFVVTTRKTPYTANWCRAQGIETVLTGGSGYIADIAEAAGALDLDTPFFTCGADLPCLTGTVIRSVASAHQQSGLPACSTWVPVSLRGARGYSVHSSMLIDQTPVTPAGLNILDGSMMDQEQEELQLICTDPALVCNVNTRGDLLLAEQDCRSRPPSSPPGKSARR, from the coding sequence ATGCTTGGTCTGATTCTGGCCGGCGGGTCCGGGACCCGTCTTGGCCTCGGAGAGAAACCTCTGGTCAGGGTTCGCGACCAGCCGATGCTCTGGTATGTGGTCCAGGCCTTTCTTGAAGCCGGTGAGGAGGTGTTCGTCGTCACAACTCGGAAGACCCCGTATACGGCCAACTGGTGCCGGGCGCAGGGGATCGAGACTGTTCTGACTGGGGGGTCAGGGTACATCGCCGACATCGCTGAGGCCGCCGGTGCTCTCGACCTGGATACTCCGTTCTTCACCTGTGGGGCAGATCTCCCATGCCTGACCGGGACGGTGATCCGATCGGTGGCCTCGGCGCATCAGCAGTCGGGCCTGCCTGCCTGCTCCACCTGGGTGCCGGTATCGCTCAGGGGGGCCAGGGGCTATTCGGTCCACTCCTCGATGCTGATCGATCAGACCCCGGTCACCCCGGCGGGGTTGAACATCCTGGACGGGTCGATGATGGATCAGGAACAGGAGGAACTGCAGTTGATCTGTACTGATCCCGCCCTGGTCTGCAATGTCAACACACGGGGCGACCTGCTCCTGGCCGAGCAGGACTGCAGATCCCGGCCGCCGTCATCACCCCCGGGTAAGTCTGCCCGCAGATGA
- a CDS encoding archaeosine biosynthesis radical SAM protein RaSEA, protein MISKSDEKPLACWRGKDRLGPEILDSLTIIFKTGGCSWNKCRMCSYRHERFGDGTPESLAALVRDQVNWVLAHHPLETYQMVKIFTSGSFFDPDEVPPAMVDEVAATFRGKVVVAETRAEYVDGDRISRFVAAIDDGTYTIPLYIAIGLETTSDQISDKSINKGSTFARFREASETARKAGAGIKAYLLMKPLFLTEQEAIDDMVRSIEEVSPYADLISMNPCTVQSRTEVEQYWKQGAYRPPYLWSVLKVLNAVDRDVLCDPVGGGRSRGPHNCGACDHDIITAINEYALTGDRELIRAAAATDCACKEEWEFVCSHEQSHCMPLTR, encoded by the coding sequence ATGATATCTAAATCAGATGAAAAACCTCTCGCCTGCTGGAGAGGAAAGGACCGGCTCGGCCCGGAGATCCTCGACAGCCTCACCATCATCTTCAAGACAGGGGGATGCAGTTGGAACAAGTGCAGGATGTGCTCGTACCGGCATGAACGGTTTGGGGACGGGACCCCGGAATCCCTCGCTGCACTGGTCCGTGACCAGGTGAACTGGGTGCTGGCACACCACCCGCTGGAGACCTACCAGATGGTGAAGATCTTCACCTCAGGAAGTTTCTTCGATCCGGATGAGGTTCCGCCGGCGATGGTGGATGAAGTGGCGGCCACCTTTCGAGGGAAGGTGGTTGTCGCAGAGACCAGGGCCGAATACGTCGACGGGGATCGGATCAGCCGTTTTGTTGCCGCGATCGATGACGGCACCTACACGATTCCGCTCTACATCGCGATCGGACTTGAGACGACCAGCGACCAGATCTCTGACAAGTCGATCAACAAGGGGTCGACCTTCGCCCGATTCAGGGAAGCTTCAGAGACCGCACGAAAGGCCGGGGCAGGAATCAAGGCATACCTGCTGATGAAGCCGCTGTTCCTGACCGAACAGGAGGCGATCGATGATATGGTTCGATCGATCGAGGAGGTCTCCCCCTATGCAGACCTGATCTCGATGAACCCCTGCACCGTTCAGAGCAGGACCGAGGTGGAGCAGTACTGGAAGCAGGGGGCCTACCGCCCGCCCTACCTCTGGTCGGTGCTGAAGGTGCTCAACGCCGTCGATCGGGATGTGCTCTGCGACCCGGTCGGGGGTGGCAGGAGCAGGGGGCCGCATAACTGCGGAGCCTGTGACCATGATATCATCACCGCGATCAATGAGTACGCCCTGACCGGGGATCGGGAATTGATCCGGGCAGCCGCTGCTACGGACTGTGCATGTAAAGAAGAGTGGGAGTTCGTCTGCTCGCATGAGCAGTCGCACTGTATGCCGCTCACCCGGTGA
- a CDS encoding LeuD/DmdB family oxidoreductase small subunit, which produces MKGEGPAVCVGRDIDTDLIIAGRYLRTTERSIWAAHTFEDLDPAMAGRLKGAVIVAGENFGCGSSREQAPVALKMAGVVGIVAPSFARIFFRNAINIGLPLIEADLRCVDGETVTFDLAEGVVTVGERTISVTPLSSHMQAILDAGGLVAFWKERR; this is translated from the coding sequence ATGAAGGGTGAAGGCCCGGCGGTCTGCGTCGGACGCGACATCGATACCGACCTGATCATCGCCGGCCGATACCTCCGGACCACCGAACGATCGATCTGGGCCGCCCACACCTTCGAGGACCTGGACCCGGCCATGGCCGGCCGGTTGAAAGGGGCTGTGATCGTCGCCGGAGAGAACTTCGGGTGCGGGTCGTCACGGGAGCAGGCCCCGGTGGCCCTGAAAATGGCCGGGGTCGTTGGCATCGTCGCACCCTCCTTCGCCAGGATCTTCTTCCGGAACGCCATCAACATCGGCCTGCCCCTGATCGAAGCAGACCTCAGGTGCGTCGACGGAGAGACGGTCACCTTCGACCTCGCTGAGGGGGTCGTCACCGTAGGAGAACGAACGATCAGCGTCACCCCCCTCTCCTCCCACATGCAGGCGATCCTCGATGCCGGCGGGCTGGTCGCCTTCTGGAAGGAACGGCGATGA